The sequence TACGATAATGAGAGCAATCCAGGAAAGACCAGCCAGGTTCCTTGGTTTAAACATAGGGATTAGGCAGGGGTCCTGCGCCGATTTAACAATAGTGAATACAAAGGCTAGACACAGGATCGAACCTGAGAAATTCAAAACCAAGGCAAGGTTCTCTCCATTTAAGGGATTTGAGGTTGACATCGCCGTAGCCGCCACAATACTCCACGGAAAGTTAATGCACTTAAGTGAGGAGTTTATTGATAGCGGCACAACCAAGGCTATTGAGTCCTCTCTCGGGACCCCTGGGCCTTAGTCTTGGTCATGAAGTTAATGATTTTAGAGAATCCCTAGGGTTTTCATTGTCTCTATTGTTAATATCGTTATCCCGGCTGCACCACGGACCAGGTTATCGCCAATAACCACAAGTCTCAGCACGTTATCCCTTATTGTTACCCTGCCAACGCTCACAGCCATTGGATCCAAGTCCCTGGCTGGCTGTGGTGCATCAACCCTGTCAAGCACCTTTATTGGCTCCCTGGGTGCTGTTGGTAACTCCTTTTCCTGAGGCAGTGACTTAAACCTCCTCAGTCTTTCAATAACCTGGTTAGCATCTGCATTCCTATTAAGTATGGCATGTATCACTGCGGTGTGCCCGTACTTGACGGGCACCCTGGTTGCCGTTACATAGATGGGTTTACCCCACGGATCGTAGTGATCAACGAGTTGCTTACCGAGCATCTTATTTATCTCAATATCGATCTTTTCCTCCTCGCCCTTTATAAACGGTATTACATTACCATCTATTGCCAGGTAAGACAAGCCCAGGTAACCAGCTCCAGAGACTGACTGCAGCGTTACTATGTGCAACGTGCCTATGAGGTCCTGGATTGGCTTCAGGGGCATTGATATTATGGCTGCCGTGCAGTTCGGGTTCTTCACCATCCAGTTGCCCTTAAGGTCCCTAAGTATGTTTAGATGCTCCCAATTAACCTCGGGATTTATCAGAGGTATCCTTGGGTTCATTCTCTCGGGGGATGCATTAGAAACCACGTTTAAACCAGCATTCGCCAACTTGCTCTCCGTGGGCCAGGCCACATCGTTCGGCAATGCCGAGAGCACCACATCAGCTGCCTTGTGGTCGGCCGGGTCAGTCGACACTAACGCCATGTCTTTAACGTACTCAGGTATATCACCGGGTATGAACCAATGAACTACATCGCCGTACTTACGCCCTACCTTGCCTGGCGATGCTGATAGGCCAACGATCTCAATGAATGGGTGATTAGCCAGTAACTTAATCATCCATTGCCCCACGAGTCCCGTGGCCCCCAGTATTGATACTCTCACGCGATCCATACCCTCACCCATCTGTGTACATCCCTAGCCAGTGCTATTGCATCATCCCAATCGTTTACCAGGGTGGATATTGCGTGGTTATGTTCGTTCCTGACCTCATTGATTTCGTATGAGGAAACGATTTTCGTGACTTCGCTCCTTAAGCGTTCATTCAGTGAGAGATTGCAGCCAACCACAGACACTCTGAACCCGTCTCTGCCGGTCTCACTGACCGTGACCAGCTTTGGCGCAGTGATGCAATTGTTAATTACGTAAGTGCCGCTTTCATGCCATGGATCCGTTATGAACGTAACAACCCTACTATTCATAAGTGGCTCGAAGGTTCTGGGGTGAAACTTCTTGGCGCCAAGCATCGAAGCCACGTTAGCCTCACCATAACTAATTTCTTTAATTAATACGGGGTCATTTATTATCCTAGGGTCACCACTTAATAATCCACCACTATCTGTGTAGAAGGTTAGGCGTGACGCTCCCAGGTAATTGGCGAGTAATGAAGCCGTGTAGTCACTACCACCCCTGCCCAATGATGTGTACCGACCATCCTCTGTAACGCCAAGGAAGCCAGGCACTATGGCTACATCATATGCACTAAGCAACTTCCTAAACCTGTTAACAACATACCTGCTGCTTAACTCGTGATTCACCAGTGCGGAGCCCCAGGAATCATTGGTCATAATACCAGGTTCATAGACAGCCCTTGCATTTAATTCAAGTAAATCCCTGAGCACGTTCTCAACGAGAAGTACTGACAGTAATTCTCCATGGATCACCACGTAATCCCTAATCCATGGGTCCTCCAGGTTTATGAATCTGCGTAACTCCTCGCGTGTTAACTCAAGGAAGGACGCCAATTTATTGAGCCCAAGGTTTAGTGCCTCGTTGACATACATTAATATTGCATCATCAAGTGCCTTTGGGTCATGATTGTCAGAGGCCCT is a genomic window of Vulcanisaeta souniana JCM 11219 containing:
- the asd gene encoding aspartate-semialdehyde dehydrogenase, with the protein product MDRVRVSILGATGLVGQWMIKLLANHPFIEIVGLSASPGKVGRKYGDVVHWFIPGDIPEYVKDMALVSTDPADHKAADVVLSALPNDVAWPTESKLANAGLNVVSNASPERMNPRIPLINPEVNWEHLNILRDLKGNWMVKNPNCTAAIISMPLKPIQDLIGTLHIVTLQSVSGAGYLGLSYLAIDGNVIPFIKGEEEKIDIEINKMLGKQLVDHYDPWGKPIYVTATRVPVKYGHTAVIHAILNRNADANQVIERLRRFKSLPQEKELPTAPREPIKVLDRVDAPQPARDLDPMAVSVGRVTIRDNVLRLVVIGDNLVRGAAGITILTIETMKTLGIL
- a CDS encoding aspartate kinase — translated: MSKVGGSLLTNGNVLNVMNHVVERERPYGGKLIIVVSAMKGVTDLLIRASDNHDPKALDDAILMYVNEALNLGLNKLASFLELTREELRRFINLEDPWIRDYVVIHGELLSVLLVENVLRDLLELNARAVYEPGIMTNDSWGSALVNHELSSRYVVNRFRKLLSAYDVAIVPGFLGVTEDGRYTSLGRGGSDYTASLLANYLGASRLTFYTDSGGLLSGDPRIINDPVLIKEISYGEANVASMLGAKKFHPRTFEPLMNSRVVTFITDPWHESGTYVINNCITAPKLVTVSETGRDGFRVSVVGCNLSLNERLRSEVTKIVSSYEINEVRNEHNHAISTLVNDWDDAIALARDVHRWVRVWIA